A genomic stretch from Camelus ferus isolate YT-003-E chromosome 29, BCGSAC_Cfer_1.0, whole genome shotgun sequence includes:
- the LOC116660454 gene encoding kazrin-like: protein MRAADSGTWERVRQLAAQGEPAPSCGAGAGPARHPGPAACEPGADAAAPGDRPRAGAPSVRADGDCKQPALLREEVSRLQEEVHLLRQMKEMLMKDLEESQGGKSSEVLSATELRVQLAQKEQELARAKEALQAMKADHKRLKGEKTDLVSQMQQLYATLESPEEQLRDFIRNYEQHRKESEDAVKALAKEKDLLEREKWELRRQAKEATDHATALRSQLDLKDNRMKELEAELAMAKQSLATLTKDVPKRHSLAMPGETVLNGNQEWVVQVDLLLTAAIRQSQQTLYHSHPPHPHPADRQAVRVSPCHSRQPSVISDASAAEGDRSSTPSDINSPRHRTHPLCNGDSPGPVQKNLHNPTVQSLEDLEDQKRKKKKEKMGFSSISRVFARGKQRKSLDPASLMVPPLIIT from the coding sequence ATGCGGGCGGCAGACTCTGGCACCTGGGAGCGCGTCCGCCAGCTCGCCGCACAGGGCGAGCCGGCGCCTTCctgcggggcgggggccgggccggcACGCCACCCGGGGCCCGCAGCCTGCGAGCCAGGTGCGGACGCGGCGGCGCCCGGCGATCGGCCCCGCGCCGGGGCACCCTCAGTTCGAGCGGATGGCGACTGCAAGCAGCCGGCGCTCCTGCGGGAGGAAGTGTCACGGCTCCAGGAGGAAGTTCACCTTCTCCGGCAGATGAAGGAGATGTTGATGAAGGACCTGGAGGAGTCGCAGGGTGGCAAGTCCTCCGAGGTCCTCTCGGCCACCGAGCTCAGGGTCCAGCTGGCCCAGAAGGAGCAGGAGCTAGCCAGAGCCAAAGAAGCATTGCAGGCCATGAAAGCAGACCACAAGCGCCTGAAGGGTGAGAAGACGGACCTGGTGAGCCAGATGCAGCAGCTGTACGCCACGCTGGAGAGCCCCGAGGAGCAGCTCCGGGACTTCATCCGCAACTACGAGCAGCACCGCAAGGAAAGCGAGGACGCTGTCAAAGCCCTGGCCAAGGAGAAGGACCTGCTGGAGCGCGAGAAGTGGGAGCTGCGGCGCCAAGCCAAGGAGGCCACGGACCACGCCACGGCGCTGCGCTCCCAGCTGGACCTCAAGGACAACCGGATGAAGGAGCTGGAGGCCGAGCTGGCCATGGCCAAGCAGTCCTTAGCCACGCTGACCAAGGACGTCCCCAAGCGGCATTCACTCGCCATGCCTGGCGAGACAGTGCTGAACGGCAACCAGGAGTGGGTGGTGCAGGTGGACCTCCTGCTGACCGCGGCCATCCGGCAGAGCCAGCAGACTCTCTACCACtcgcaccccccccacccccaccccgcagacCGGCAAGCGGTCAGGGTGAGCCCCTGCCACTCCCGGCAGCCCTCCGTCATCTCCGACGCCTCTGCGGCTGAAGGCGACCGGTCGTCCACGCCAAGCGACATCAACTCCCCTCGACACCGGACGCACCCCCTCTGCAACGGCGACAGTCCCGGCCCGGTTCAGAAGAACCTGCACAACCCCACTGTACAGTCACTAGAGGATCTTGAAGACCAAAAacggaaaaagaagaaagagaagatgggaTTCAGCTCCATCTCGCGAGTCTTCGCCAGAGGGAAGCAGCGGAAGTCCCTCGACCCAGCCTCTTTGATGGTACCGCCCCTGATTATTACATAG